One window of Sphingomonas sp. KC8 genomic DNA carries:
- the rpsM gene encoding 30S ribosomal protein S13: MARIAGVNIPTNKRVEIALTYIHGIGPAKAKEITGKLGIARERRVQDLSDQEVLQIREAIDAGYTVEGDLRRQVAMNIKRLMDLACYRGLRHRKGLPVRGQRTHTNARTRKGKAKPIAGKKK; encoded by the coding sequence GTGGCACGTATTGCGGGTGTTAACATCCCGACCAACAAGCGCGTTGAAATCGCGCTTACCTATATCCACGGCATTGGTCCGGCCAAAGCCAAGGAAATCACCGGCAAGCTGGGCATCGCCCGCGAGCGTCGCGTTCAGGACCTGTCGGACCAGGAAGTCCTGCAGATTCGCGAGGCGATCGACGCCGGCTATACCGTGGAAGGCGATCTTCGCCGCCAGGTGGCGATGAACATCAAGCGCCTGATGGACCTCGCTTGCTATCGTGGCCTGCGTCATCGCAAGGGCCTTCCGGTCCGTGGTCAGCGCACGCACACCAATGCGCGCACCCGCAAGGGCAAGGCCAAGCCGATCGCCGGCAAGAAGAAGTAA
- the rpsK gene encoding 30S ribosomal protein S11: MAREPQRLRRRERKNITAGVAHVNASFNNTMITITDAQGNAIAWSSAGMMGFKGSRKSTPYAAQVAAEDAGKKAAEHGVRTLEVEVKGPGSGRESALRALQAVGFHITSIRDVTPIPHNGVRPSKRRRV, encoded by the coding sequence ATGGCACGTGAACCGCAGCGTCTTCGCCGTCGCGAACGCAAGAACATCACCGCCGGCGTCGCCCATGTGAACGCCAGCTTCAACAACACCATGATCACCATCACCGATGCACAGGGCAATGCGATTGCCTGGTCGTCGGCAGGCATGATGGGCTTCAAGGGCAGCCGCAAGTCGACGCCTTACGCCGCGCAGGTCGCCGCCGAAGACGCTGGCAAGAAGGCGGCGGAACATGGCGTCCGCACCCTCGAAGTCGAAGTCAAGGGTCCCGGTTCGGGCCGTGAATCGGCGCTTCGTGCGCTGCAGGCGGTCGGTTTCCATATCACTTCGATCCGCGACGTGACGCCGATCCCGCACAACGGCGTGCGGCCTTCCAAGCGTCGCCGCGTCTGA
- a CDS encoding DNA-directed RNA polymerase subunit alpha, with product MAVNAKNWQELKKPQGLEKKAGGDSKRKATFVAEPLERGFGLTLGNSLRRVLLSSLQGAAVTSIKIENVLHEFSSLAGVREDVTDIVLNVKQLALRMQGEGAKRLQLSVTGPAEVTAGDIATTGDIEVMNPDLVICHLDEGATLNMELTADVGKGYVPAASNRPADAPIGLIPVDALYSPVRQVAYKVENTRVGQELDYDKLTLTIETDGTVTPEDGLAYAARILQDQLQLFVHFEDALVQAAPSAGVPAAPSAGGEPEQNANQLNRYLLKKVDELELSVRSANCLKNDNIIYIGDLVQKTEAEMLRTPNFGRKSLNEIKEVLASMGLRLGMEIPGWPPENIEEMAKKLEQEF from the coding sequence ATGGCTGTCAACGCAAAGAACTGGCAGGAATTGAAGAAGCCGCAGGGCCTCGAAAAGAAGGCGGGTGGCGACAGCAAGCGCAAGGCGACATTCGTCGCCGAGCCGCTGGAACGCGGCTTCGGCCTGACGCTGGGTAACTCGCTGCGTCGTGTGCTCCTTTCTTCGTTGCAGGGTGCTGCCGTTACCTCGATCAAGATCGAGAATGTGCTGCATGAGTTTTCGAGCCTCGCCGGTGTGCGCGAGGACGTGACGGACATCGTGCTCAACGTGAAGCAGCTTGCGCTGCGCATGCAGGGCGAAGGGGCCAAGCGCCTTCAGCTTTCCGTCACCGGCCCGGCCGAAGTGACGGCGGGCGATATCGCCACGACCGGCGACATCGAAGTGATGAACCCCGATCTGGTGATCTGCCATCTCGATGAAGGCGCGACGCTCAACATGGAGCTGACCGCCGATGTCGGTAAGGGCTATGTCCCGGCGGCTTCGAACCGTCCGGCGGATGCGCCGATCGGCCTGATCCCGGTCGATGCGCTGTATTCGCCGGTTCGTCAGGTGGCGTACAAGGTGGAAAACACCCGCGTCGGCCAGGAACTCGATTATGACAAGCTGACGCTGACCATCGAAACCGATGGCACGGTCACGCCGGAAGACGGGCTGGCTTATGCCGCGCGCATCCTGCAGGACCAGCTTCAGCTGTTCGTCCACTTCGAAGACGCGCTGGTGCAGGCCGCGCCGTCCGCGGGTGTTCCGGCTGCCCCGTCCGCCGGTGGCGAACCCGAACAGAATGCCAACCAGCTCAACCGCTACCTTCTCAAGAAGGTGGACGAGCTGGAACTGTCCGTCCGTTCGGCCAACTGCCTCAAGAACGACAACATCATCTACATCGGCGATCTCGTGCAGAAGACCGAAGCGGAGATGCTGCGCACGCCGAATTTCGGCCGCAAGTCGCTCAACGAGATCAAGGAAGTCCTCGCTTCGATGGGGCTGCGCCTGGGTATGGAAATCCCCGGCTGGCCGCCTGAGAATATCGAGGAAATGGCCAAGAAGCTCGAACAGGAATTTTGA
- the rplQ gene encoding 50S ribosomal protein L17, translating to MRHRVGGRKLQRTSSHRTALFRNMSAALIKHEQITTTLAKAKELRPYVEKLVTLGKKGGLANRRLAHARLLDDTQLKKLFDVLAERYKDRNGGYIRIVKAGIRASDAASMAIIEFVDRDVSAKGQDSGPVQSEDDFDEAA from the coding sequence ATGCGCCATCGCGTAGGCGGTCGTAAGCTTCAGCGGACCTCGTCGCATCGTACCGCGCTGTTCCGCAACATGTCGGCAGCCCTGATCAAGCATGAACAGATCACCACCACGCTCGCCAAGGCGAAGGAACTTCGCCCGTACGTCGAAAAGCTGGTGACGCTCGGCAAGAAGGGTGGCCTGGCCAACCGTCGTCTGGCGCATGCGCGCCTGCTCGATGACACGCAGCTCAAGAAGCTGTTCGACGTGCTGGCCGAACGCTACAAGGATCGCAACGGCGGTTACATCCGCATCGTCAAGGCCGGCATCCGTGCGTCGGACGCGGCTTCGATGGCGATCATCGAATTCGTCGATCGTGACGTGTCGGCCAAGGGCCAGGATTCCGGTCCGGTCCAGTCCGAAGACGATTTCGACGAAGCCGCCTGA
- a CDS encoding prolyl oligopeptidase family serine peptidase, with the protein MKTIVAAMLLSATTTPAIAAPITYPVTEREAVQDTQFGETVADPYRWLENDVRTDPRVAKWVGQQNQLTDAYLATLPGRAAIKARLTHLWNYERYGVPEKAGSRYFYTRNDGLQNQSILYVRDGLAGAQRALIDPNGWAKDGATALAEWTPSKDGARLAYAVQDGGSDWRTVRILDVASGQPTGDELKWVKFSNLAWARDGSGLYYSRFAEPKAGEAFQALNENQQVYFHRLGTPQSADRLVYATPDRPLLGHSAAVTDDGAWLVITSAQGTDDRYEITLIDLRVADAAPITLVKGLEHNWTLVGSRGDTLLFLTNKDAPLQRIVALDAGGGAPSEIVPESKATIDSAAVVGGKLIVTNLVDARTEVRIFTLDGQPAGRVELPGIGTAIGFGGDAADPETFFAFTSFNVPTAIYRYDAATAKVTPFAIPRVAFDPADYVVEQRFYASKDGTRVPLFVVHKKGLDIKGGQPTLLYAYGGFNVSSRPAFSPANLAWMEMGGVYALANIRGGGEYGKAWHDGGRLANKQNVFDDFIAAGEYLIREGISAKGRLAIMGRSNGGLLVGAVTNQRPDLFAAALPAVGVMDMLRFDRFTAGRYWVDDYGYPNKEDDFRVLRAYSPYHNIRRGQMYPAILVTTADTDDRVVPGHSFKYVAALQAAAIGDKPHLIRIETRAGHGSGKPTDKVIAEYADLWAFAARWTGLAVPAE; encoded by the coding sequence ATGAAGACGATTGTCGCCGCGATGCTGCTGTCTGCCACCACAACCCCCGCCATTGCCGCACCGATCACCTATCCGGTCACCGAGCGCGAGGCCGTTCAGGACACGCAATTCGGCGAAACCGTGGCCGATCCCTATCGCTGGCTCGAAAATGACGTCCGCACCGATCCCAGGGTGGCGAAATGGGTCGGTCAGCAGAACCAGCTTACCGATGCCTATCTTGCCACCTTGCCTGGCCGCGCAGCGATCAAGGCGCGGTTGACGCATCTGTGGAATTACGAACGCTATGGCGTGCCCGAAAAGGCAGGTAGCCGGTATTTCTATACCCGCAATGATGGCCTGCAGAACCAGTCGATCCTTTATGTCCGCGATGGTCTTGCCGGGGCGCAGCGTGCGCTGATCGATCCCAACGGGTGGGCGAAGGATGGCGCGACCGCGCTGGCCGAATGGACGCCGTCGAAGGATGGCGCAAGGCTGGCTTATGCGGTGCAGGATGGCGGCAGCGACTGGCGTACGGTCCGTATCCTCGATGTCGCCAGCGGCCAGCCCACCGGCGATGAGCTGAAATGGGTGAAATTTTCCAATCTCGCCTGGGCCAGGGACGGCAGCGGGCTATATTATTCGCGCTTTGCCGAACCGAAAGCGGGCGAGGCGTTTCAGGCGCTCAACGAGAATCAGCAGGTTTATTTCCACCGCCTCGGCACCCCGCAATCCGCCGATCGGCTGGTCTATGCGACGCCCGATCGCCCATTGCTGGGCCACAGTGCGGCGGTGACCGACGATGGCGCATGGCTTGTCATCACATCGGCGCAGGGCACTGACGATCGCTATGAAATCACGCTGATCGATCTGCGTGTGGCCGATGCGGCGCCGATCACGCTGGTCAAGGGACTGGAACATAATTGGACGCTGGTCGGCAGCCGTGGCGATACACTGTTGTTCCTGACGAACAAGGACGCCCCCTTGCAGCGCATCGTCGCGCTTGATGCCGGTGGCGGCGCCCCCAGCGAAATCGTCCCCGAAAGCAAGGCGACGATCGATAGCGCGGCGGTTGTCGGCGGTAAGCTGATCGTCACCAATCTGGTCGACGCGCGCACGGAAGTCCGCATTTTCACGCTGGACGGGCAGCCGGCGGGACGGGTCGAACTGCCGGGGATCGGCACGGCGATCGGGTTTGGCGGGGACGCGGCCGATCCGGAAACCTTCTTCGCCTTCACCAGTTTCAACGTGCCGACGGCGATCTATCGCTATGATGCGGCGACCGCGAAGGTGACGCCGTTCGCGATCCCCAGGGTCGCCTTCGATCCGGCGGATTATGTCGTCGAACAGCGTTTCTATGCGTCGAAGGATGGCACCCGCGTGCCGCTGTTCGTCGTCCACAAGAAGGGGCTGGATATCAAAGGCGGCCAGCCGACGCTGCTTTACGCTTATGGCGGGTTCAACGTCTCGTCGCGGCCGGCGTTCAGCCCGGCCAATCTGGCATGGATGGAAATGGGCGGGGTCTATGCCCTCGCCAACATTCGTGGCGGCGGGGAATATGGCAAGGCATGGCACGACGGCGGGCGGCTGGCCAACAAGCAGAATGTGTTCGATGATTTCATCGCCGCCGGGGAATATCTGATCCGCGAAGGGATCAGCGCCAAAGGCCGGCTGGCGATCATGGGCCGGTCCAACGGTGGCCTGCTGGTCGGCGCCGTCACCAACCAGCGGCCCGATCTGTTCGCGGCCGCGCTGCCCGCGGTGGGCGTGATGGATATGCTGCGGTTCGATCGCTTTACCGCCGGCCGCTACTGGGTCGATGACTATGGCTATCCGAACAAGGAAGATGATTTTCGGGTGTTGCGGGCCTATTCGCCCTATCACAATATCCGGCGCGGCCAGATGTATCCGGCGATCCTGGTGACGACCGCCGATACCGACGATCGCGTGGTGCCCGGTCACAGCTTCAAATATGTCGCGGCGCTCCAGGCCGCCGCGATCGGTGACAAGCCGCATTTGATCCGCATCGAAACGCGCGCGGGCCACGGATCGGGCAAGCCGACCGACAAGGTGATCGCGGAATATGCCGATCTCTGGGCGTTCGCCGCCCGGTGGACGGGGTTGGCGGTTCCGGCCGAATAA
- a CDS encoding [protein-PII] uridylyltransferase — MVTRLESIANRRAIIDRRLLTGTLDDLDGTDAAALRRLATPLLKRALEAGRIEIASRLAAAPMRGADAATAYAFLTDQIIRLIYDFTVRRLYPLNNPTAGERLTLMAVGGYGRAEMALHSDVDIAFLTPWKQTSWAEQVIESMLYQLWDLGLKVGHSSRSLDDMIRMAKSDLTIRTALLEGRFVWGDEALYDEASRRFDQEVVAGTARTFVAEKLAERDDRHRRMGDSRYVVEPNLKEGKGGLRDLHTLFWIGKYVNQVRSVPELVDKGLLTPAELQQFQKAENFLWAVRCHLHILTNRAEERLTFDVQPDIARRMRYADRPGRSAVERFMQHYFLTAKQVGDLTGVFLAHLDEEFASRGRRFALPRLRRKPRKLEGFAFDRGRLSTPSDDFFAQDPVRLLQMFALADRHELEIHPSAMRQAGRDARLIDNSVRQDPRANAYFMDVLTSRRDPETVLRWMNEAGVFGRFVPDFGRVVAQMQFDMYHHFTVDEHTIQAIGLLSRIEKGELSDDHPLASVIMRQLVSRRALYAAVLLHDIAKGRGGDHSELGAEVARKLCPRLGLTAAETELVAWLVRWHLLMSATAFKRDLADFKTILDFVEAVQSPERLRLLLVLTVVDIRAVGPGVWNSWKRQLLSDLYEAAEEVLRLGHKQRGRKERVQAKQAALKSRLDWPEDALGELVRRLPEAYWVAEQIDVIERNARLIAAADAAGKPLAIAADADPERGATLVTIYTADHPGLFYRIAGAIHLAGGSIIDARIHTTRDGLAVDNILVQDPFGRPFDEADRLKRLEIAIEDALANRARLADRLAAKPLPRVRAEAFAIEPVVLIDNRASNRYTVVEINARDRPALLNALAHALFQSKVTIHSAHIATYGERAVDVFYVTDLTGDKVTGATRLKALERRLLDAAGGIVAEAA, encoded by the coding sequence ATGGTGACGCGTCTCGAATCCATTGCCAATCGTCGCGCGATCATCGATCGGCGCCTGCTGACCGGTACGCTGGACGATCTGGACGGCACGGATGCCGCCGCGCTGCGCCGGCTGGCGACGCCGCTGCTCAAGCGGGCGCTGGAAGCCGGGCGGATCGAAATTGCCAGCCGCCTTGCGGCCGCGCCCATGCGCGGGGCGGATGCGGCCACCGCTTATGCGTTTCTGACCGATCAGATCATCCGGCTGATTTACGATTTCACCGTCCGCCGGCTCTACCCGCTCAATAATCCCACTGCGGGCGAACGGCTGACATTGATGGCGGTCGGGGGGTATGGGCGGGCCGAAATGGCGCTCCATTCGGATGTCGACATCGCCTTCCTGACCCCATGGAAGCAGACGAGCTGGGCCGAGCAGGTCATCGAGTCCATGCTCTATCAGCTGTGGGATCTGGGGCTGAAGGTCGGCCACAGCAGCCGTTCGCTCGATGACATGATCCGCATGGCCAAGAGCGATCTCACCATCCGCACCGCGCTTTTGGAGGGGCGTTTCGTCTGGGGGGACGAGGCGCTCTATGATGAGGCCAGCCGCCGGTTCGATCAGGAAGTGGTTGCCGGCACCGCGCGCACCTTCGTTGCGGAAAAGCTGGCCGAACGGGACGATCGCCATCGCCGCATGGGCGACAGCCGCTATGTGGTCGAACCCAACCTGAAGGAAGGCAAAGGCGGCCTGCGCGATCTGCATACATTGTTCTGGATCGGCAAATATGTGAATCAGGTCCGGTCGGTGCCCGAACTGGTCGACAAGGGGCTGTTGACCCCGGCCGAGCTTCAGCAGTTTCAGAAGGCCGAAAACTTCCTGTGGGCGGTGCGCTGCCACCTCCACATCCTCACCAATCGCGCGGAAGAACGGCTGACCTTCGATGTCCAGCCGGATATCGCACGGCGGATGCGCTATGCTGATCGTCCCGGCCGTTCGGCGGTCGAACGCTTCATGCAGCATTATTTTCTGACGGCCAAGCAGGTCGGCGATCTCACCGGCGTGTTCCTCGCCCATCTCGATGAAGAATTTGCCTCGCGCGGGCGGCGCTTCGCCTTGCCCCGCCTGCGGCGCAAACCGCGCAAGCTGGAAGGGTTCGCCTTTGATCGCGGCCGTTTGTCGACGCCGTCGGATGATTTCTTCGCGCAGGATCCGGTGCGCTTGCTCCAGATGTTCGCGCTGGCCGATCGCCATGAACTGGAAATTCATCCGTCGGCCATGCGCCAGGCGGGGCGCGATGCGCGGCTGATCGACAACAGCGTCCGTCAGGATCCCCGCGCCAACGCCTATTTCATGGATGTACTGACCAGCCGGCGCGATCCCGAAACGGTGCTGCGCTGGATGAACGAAGCCGGTGTGTTCGGCCGGTTCGTGCCCGATTTTGGCCGCGTCGTGGCCCAGATGCAGTTCGACATGTACCACCATTTCACGGTGGACGAGCACACCATCCAGGCGATCGGTTTGCTGTCGCGGATCGAAAAGGGCGAACTGAGCGACGATCACCCGCTGGCCAGCGTCATCATGCGCCAGCTTGTTTCCCGACGGGCTTTGTATGCGGCGGTCCTGCTGCACGATATCGCCAAGGGGCGGGGTGGGGATCACAGCGAACTGGGCGCCGAAGTCGCGCGCAAGCTGTGCCCGCGGCTGGGGCTGACGGCGGCGGAAACCGAACTGGTGGCCTGGCTCGTGCGCTGGCACCTCCTGATGTCGGCCACCGCCTTCAAGCGCGACCTTGCGGATTTCAAGACGATCCTCGATTTCGTCGAAGCGGTGCAAAGCCCCGAACGCCTGCGCCTGCTGCTGGTGCTGACGGTGGTTGATATTCGCGCGGTCGGCCCCGGTGTCTGGAACAGCTGGAAACGCCAGCTCCTGTCCGATCTGTATGAAGCCGCCGAAGAAGTGCTGCGGCTTGGCCACAAGCAGCGCGGCCGCAAGGAACGCGTTCAGGCCAAGCAGGCGGCGCTGAAGAGCCGGCTCGATTGGCCCGAGGATGCGTTAGGCGAACTCGTCCGGCGCCTGCCCGAAGCCTATTGGGTTGCGGAACAGATTGACGTGATCGAACGCAACGCCCGGCTGATCGCGGCTGCCGATGCGGCGGGCAAGCCGCTGGCGATTGCGGCGGACGCCGATCCGGAGCGCGGCGCGACCCTGGTGACGATCTACACCGCGGATCATCCGGGGCTGTTCTACCGGATCGCGGGCGCGATCCACCTGGCCGGTGGCAGCATCATCGATGCGCGGATCCACACCACGCGCGATGGCCTGGCCGTCGACAATATTCTGGTGCAGGATCCGTTTGGCCGGCCGTTCGACGAAGCGGATCGGTTGAAACGTCTGGAAATCGCGATCGAGGATGCGCTGGCCAATCGCGCGCGGCTCGCCGACCGGCTGGCCGCGAAGCCCCTGCCGCGCGTGCGGGCCGAAGCGTTTGCGATCGAACCGGTCGTCCTGATCGATAACCGCGCCTCCAACCGCTACACCGTGGTGGAAATCAACGCGCGCGATCGGCCGGCGTTGCTCAATGCGCTGGCCCACGCCCTGTTCCAGTCCAAGGTGACGATCCATTCGGCGCACATCGCCACCTATGGCGAACGCGCGGTGGACGTTTTCTACGTGACCGATCTCACCGGGGACAAGGTAACCGGGGCAACGCGGCTGAAGGCGCTTGAACGCCGCCTGCTCGATGCCGCTGGCGGGATTGTCGCCGAAGCTGCCTGA
- the ftsE gene encoding cell division ATP-binding protein FtsE, translating into MGGIVQFDNVGLRYGTGAETLSDISFTLAAGAFYFLTGPSGAGKTSLLRLLYLAQRPSRGLIHLFGEDIVTLPRSRMPGFRRRIGVVFQDFRLVPYLSAYDNVALPLRVAGVPERELDGPVREMLAWVGLANRASARPATLSGGEQQRVAIARAVIGRPEVLVADEPTGNVDPDMAARLIHLFDALNKLGTTIVVATHDINLIGRVGHAQMMRLDRGRLSDPTGALRHPPARPA; encoded by the coding sequence ATGGGCGGAATCGTCCAGTTCGATAATGTCGGTCTGCGCTATGGAACGGGCGCGGAAACGCTTTCGGACATCAGCTTCACACTGGCGGCGGGCGCCTTTTATTTTCTCACCGGGCCATCGGGTGCTGGCAAGACATCGCTGCTGCGCCTGCTCTACCTTGCCCAGCGCCCCAGCCGCGGGCTGATCCACCTGTTCGGCGAAGATATCGTCACCCTGCCGCGATCGCGGATGCCGGGTTTCCGCCGGCGCATCGGCGTGGTGTTTCAGGATTTCCGCCTTGTTCCCTATCTGTCGGCTTACGACAATGTGGCGCTGCCGCTGCGGGTGGCAGGGGTGCCGGAACGCGAACTGGACGGGCCGGTCCGCGAAATGCTCGCCTGGGTGGGGTTGGCCAACCGCGCGTCGGCGCGGCCTGCCACGCTTTCGGGCGGGGAACAGCAGCGCGTGGCGATCGCGCGCGCGGTGATCGGCCGGCCGGAAGTGCTGGTTGCCGATGAACCGACCGGCAATGTCGATCCCGACATGGCGGCGCGGCTGATCCATCTGTTCGATGCGCTCAACAAGCTGGGCACGACGATTGTGGTGGCCACGCACGACATCAATCTGATCGGCCGGGTTGGGCATGCCCAGATGATGCGGCTCGATCGCGGGCGGCTGAGCGATCCGACCGGTGCGTTGCGCCATCCGCCGGCGCGGCCGGCATGA
- a CDS encoding cell division protein FtsX: protein MRLPMRLAFADSRLLPDTRLAGPMPWVIAIMMFLMVLAAAGGLALAQAARALGGDLADRATIQIVEANADLREAQAKAVLTLLAKHPAVATVHRVSDAEMQVLLEPWLGGGAVDAELPVPVLIDIGLHPGQRVDALAAALRRAAPAARIDDHARALAPLAGLIGALKWLAIAVVLLMAGATAAIVVLTARGALNTHRPTIDVMHLLGATDIQIARLFQRRIAVDALAGGLLGLAGAGAVVIIVGARLAALGSELMGAFQLSPWAWAALAALPLAGMIVAMLAARWTVVAALRRML, encoded by the coding sequence ATGAGGCTGCCGATGCGCCTGGCCTTCGCCGATAGTCGCTTGCTGCCGGATACGCGGCTGGCCGGGCCGATGCCGTGGGTGATCGCGATCATGATGTTCCTGATGGTGCTGGCGGCGGCGGGCGGGCTGGCGCTGGCGCAGGCGGCGCGCGCGCTGGGCGGCGATCTGGCCGATCGCGCGACGATCCAGATTGTCGAGGCGAATGCCGATCTGCGCGAGGCGCAGGCGAAGGCTGTGCTCACGCTGCTGGCAAAGCATCCGGCGGTTGCGACCGTGCATCGGGTGTCGGATGCCGAAATGCAGGTGTTGCTGGAGCCCTGGCTGGGTGGCGGTGCGGTGGATGCGGAACTGCCCGTGCCGGTGCTGATCGATATCGGCCTGCACCCCGGCCAACGGGTGGATGCGCTGGCTGCGGCGTTGCGCCGCGCGGCGCCGGCGGCCCGGATCGACGATCATGCGCGGGCGCTGGCGCCGCTGGCGGGTTTGATTGGCGCGCTGAAATGGCTTGCGATAGCGGTGGTGTTGCTGATGGCCGGGGCTACGGCTGCGATCGTCGTGCTTACGGCGCGCGGCGCGCTCAATACGCATCGGCCGACGATTGATGTGATGCACCTGTTGGGAGCGACCGATATTCAGATCGCCCGATTGTTTCAGCGGCGGATCGCGGTTGATGCGCTGGCTGGCGGTCTGCTCGGGCTGGCCGGTGCGGGTGCTGTGGTGATCATCGTCGGTGCGCGGCTTGCCGCGCTGGGATCCGAACTGATGGGCGCCTTTCAATTATCGCCATGGGCGTGGGCGGCGCTGGCCGCCCTGCCGCTGGCGGGGATGATCGTGGCGATGCTGGCCGCGCGCTGGACGGTGGTTGCCGCATTGAGGCGCATGCTATGA
- a CDS encoding YdcF family protein: MIARLFAAGLLVWMLGFAWFAIAIPGPADDRVTDGIVVLTGGPGRVQRGLVLLEKGKARRLLVSGTDRRVRPRELAAVYGVSGKLVDCCVDLGNDAVDTRSNAQETAAWVDRHGYKSVRLVTTDWHMRRARFELSRELPPGVTILADSVVSEPGLGALFEEYHKYLLRRLAAPLGI, translated from the coding sequence ATGATCGCCCGTCTGTTCGCGGCGGGGTTGCTCGTCTGGATGCTCGGTTTCGCGTGGTTTGCGATCGCGATTCCCGGTCCGGCGGACGATCGCGTCACCGACGGCATCGTCGTGCTCACGGGCGGCCCGGGCCGGGTGCAGCGCGGGCTTGTGCTGCTGGAAAAGGGCAAGGCCAGGCGCTTGCTTGTTTCCGGCACCGATCGCCGTGTGCGCCCGCGGGAACTGGCGGCGGTTTATGGCGTGTCCGGCAAATTGGTCGATTGCTGCGTCGATCTGGGCAATGATGCGGTCGATACCCGGTCCAATGCCCAGGAAACGGCCGCTTGGGTTGATCGTCATGGCTATAAATCGGTACGGCTGGTGACGACGGACTGGCACATGCGGCGCGCCCGGTTCGAATTGTCGCGTGAACTGCCCCCCGGCGTCACCATCCTGGCGGATTCGGTGGTCAGCGAACCGGGTTTGGGGGCATTGTTCGAAGAATATCACAAATATCTGCTGCGCCGGCTGGCCGCACCATTGGGGATTTGA
- a CDS encoding lysophospholipid acyltransferase family protein, protein MIGVTLLRSILFALVFYPGTVFAVLFAFPVSLRGPLAFQNYAVGWARFHGWCCRVLLNIHSRVEGPVPRGVALVAAKHQSMYETLELLVLLDRPAMVVKRELADIPGWGRVATMYGAIPVDRAGSASALRTMLRAARAVIAQDRPIVIFPEGTRTPVGEQPPLRAGFAGLYKALGLPVVAVAIDSGRLCPRGSFLRRAGTITFRFHEPLPAGLPREDVEAAVHDRINALDR, encoded by the coding sequence TTGATCGGCGTGACCCTTCTTCGTTCGATATTGTTCGCGCTGGTTTTTTATCCGGGCACCGTGTTCGCGGTTCTCTTCGCCTTTCCCGTATCCCTGCGCGGGCCGCTGGCGTTCCAGAATTATGCGGTGGGCTGGGCGCGGTTTCATGGCTGGTGTTGCCGGGTGCTGCTCAATATCCACAGCCGGGTCGAAGGGCCGGTGCCGCGGGGTGTCGCGCTGGTCGCCGCAAAGCACCAGTCGATGTACGAAACGCTGGAACTTCTGGTGCTGCTCGATCGGCCGGCGATGGTGGTGAAACGTGAACTGGCGGATATTCCGGGGTGGGGCCGGGTGGCGACGATGTACGGGGCGATCCCGGTTGATCGGGCAGGGTCCGCCTCCGCGTTGCGGACGATGCTGCGTGCTGCCCGGGCGGTGATCGCACAGGATCGCCCGATCGTGATCTTTCCCGAAGGCACGCGGACCCCGGTGGGGGAACAGCCGCCGCTGCGCGCGGGCTTTGCCGGGCTGTACAAGGCGCTTGGCTTGCCGGTTGTCGCGGTGGCGATCGATAGCGGCCGGCTGTGCCCGCGTGGCAGCTTTTTGCGCCGTGCGGGGACGATCACCTTCCGCTTTCACGAACCCTTGCCCGCCGGCCTCCCGCGTGAGGACGTCGAAGCTGCGGTGCACGATCGGATCAACGCGCTCGATCGTTGA
- a CDS encoding PEPxxWA-CTERM sorting domain-containing protein, producing the protein MRKILLAAAAFAAFSAPAHAVTVFSDTFDGEAGGTTVTNYTNFAKWDVAAGSVDLLRDPNQFGITCSGGTGSCVDLNGSSGQPGLIVTKQSFDYTAGDVITVSFDLSGSQRSATHGLVLGIAFDNGFAFESDPFDLGADEPFGSFASAFSEDYTGQFQLYFYGTPFPDDPSNIGVILDNVSIDVAAVPEPASWAMMIAGFGLVGGALRTRRRETLAAA; encoded by the coding sequence ATGCGTAAAATTCTGCTGGCCGCGGCTGCGTTTGCGGCTTTTTCGGCACCCGCCCACGCCGTCACGGTGTTCAGCGACACATTCGACGGGGAAGCCGGCGGCACGACGGTGACGAACTATACCAATTTCGCCAAGTGGGACGTCGCCGCCGGATCGGTCGATCTGCTGCGCGATCCCAACCAGTTCGGCATCACCTGTTCGGGCGGTACGGGATCGTGCGTCGATCTCAACGGTTCCAGCGGCCAGCCGGGCCTGATCGTCACCAAGCAATCATTCGACTATACTGCGGGTGACGTGATCACCGTGAGCTTCGACCTGAGCGGCAGCCAGCGCAGCGCCACCCATGGGCTGGTTCTGGGCATCGCGTTCGACAATGGTTTCGCGTTTGAATCGGACCCGTTCGACCTTGGCGCCGATGAACCCTTCGGGTCGTTCGCTTCGGCGTTCAGCGAAGATTATACCGGCCAGTTCCAGCTCTATTTCTACGGCACGCCGTTTCCGGATGATCCCAGCAACATCGGCGTCATCCTCGACAATGTTTCGATCGACGTCGCCGCCGTGCCCGAACCGGCATCGTGGGCGATGATGATCGCCGGGTTCGGCCTGGTCGGCGGCGCCCTGCGCACCCGCCGGCGCGAAACGCTGGCGGCAGCCTGA